TCAAAAGCTCTATAAACGCATTATTATGGTTATGCTCTGTTGTTACCGAATCTACTTCTATCTGTTTTACAAGTCCAAGCTCAAATGCTTTGACAGGGTTTAAACTGTAAACCAGATTATAAAGGTTTCTGTGCGTGGCAGAATACCTTAAAGTACAGGCGGGATTCAGTCTTTCGACGGCTCTTTTTCTTATATCCGTTTCCATGTTTTGCGGCTCGTCAACTATAACTATCGGATTTACGTTTTGTATAAATTCTATAGGCTGTTTGCCGGTCAGTTTGTCATTGGGGCGGTTTACAATATTTTCATCTTTTGCAAAAGAATCTATGTTTATAACCAGTATTTGTATATTATTGCTGTCGGCAAACCCGCGTACAGCGGACACTTTTGAGGAATCATAGACCTGAAAGTCTGCAGGCGTATTTCCGTATAATCCCTGAAAGTGTTCGTATGTTATTTCTAAATTTTTAACGACGCCCTCTTTTATGGCAATGCTCGGCACCACTATTACGAATTTTTTAAAACCGTATTGTTTATTGAGTTCATAAATTGTCCGCAGATAAACATAAGTTTTTCCTGTTCCCGTTTCCATTTCAACAGTAAAGTTTAAGCCTTCCAGTTTTGAAGAAACAGGCAGATTATTGTTTTTCTGTATCTCCCGTATATTTTTTAAAATTTGTTCTTCCGATAAAACAATATTATTCTTAACGCCTTTTACAAGCAGATTTAAACCGTCCTGCCCTCCGAAAGATACCTCAAAATCTCCGTTGTTTACGGACTGTCCTTTAAATATTTCCGTTACGGCTTTTACAGCCTCCTGTTGGTGCGGTTGTCCGGCGTCAAAATGTAGTTTCATATTTACAATCTCTTTTAATTTGCGGCTTTGTCTTGAAGTTTAATTCCTAAACCGTTAAAATGTTTTTCATCGTTGTCTTTCATGAATTCAAATAATTCTCTAATTTCTTGTCTGCCGGCTGTATAACTAAAATCATTTGCATCTGTTACTGATGAAATTTCTGTTGTATGGGAAAATGCATTTGCCATATTAAGTAGCCCTGGATACTTATTGTCATTTCCTGCAATTGACTGAAAATTAATATACAAATTTCTTTTATTTGGAACTTTAAAAGATAAAAAAACTTCTAAAACTCTTCTTATCAAGTTGCCGGTCGACAAATCTTTTTCATCATCTTTTCTATTGTATATACCGTTTAACTTTTCAATCAGACTCATATACTCAGAGATATGGGTTTTTATATACTTATTGGCAGGTTTTAGCATTGAACCAGAATCTTTTCTGTTTTCAATTTCAAATATCTCTACAGGAGTTTGAGGTTCCGCGTTGTTTTTAATTTGAGATTTAAATTTAGCTTTCAAAGCCTCTCTTATTTTGGCAAAGAAATAAAAATTATGCGTTAAGAAAAATATCTGTCCGTAATCTATTACTGAACTAGTTAATAGTTCTTGAATATTGAATAAGTTATGACTGTCAAAACTTGAGACCGGGTCGTCAATAACTATAATCTCATTTTTTTTCTCATTTTTGGTTGAAGATTCCAAAGACGCAATAAAATACAGGAAAGCAATAAGACTCTTCTCGCCATCGCTTAAATTTTTAGCAGGTTTGTGCTGTCCATTGATTTCTCTCTTAAAGAAATAACTGTCATTTTCAAGTTCTAAAACAAGGCCGGTATCTAAAAAATTTTTAAGAAATACATTGATTTTTTCAATGACTTGTGGTAGGTTACTAAGCAAAGTTTTTTTATCTTTTATTTCTTTGTCTATATTTTTAACCTTTTGAGTATCTTGCAACTCATTTTCTGTTTTCACTTTTATATCAGCTTCTAGTTTTGTTAAATCTTTATACTTCGTTTGAATATAATAATAAATAACTTTTTTCCTGCTTTCACTTTTCAATGAATTGCTTTTACTTACATATTCATTATTTTGTTCTATGGATTTGATTGTATTAGTTATGGCTTGTTTTAATTCGTTTATCACATCTATAAAATTATCTACATTGTCAAAATAAATTTCTCTGTCTTTATGTTCAGATTTTTCTTTTATTTTTTGTTTTAGAGTTTGAAAATATTCTTTAAAATCATTAAATTGTTTGCCAGTTGCTTCTATATTTGTTTGATATGCCTTAAAGAGTTCTTCAGTAAAAAAGTCAGTATTCTTTAATTTATGATATATTGGGTATGAATTAATCTTTTCAGAAAAAGCATTTATTTTATTTTTATTTTCTTCAAATTCTTTTTCCCATTTTAATAAATCATCGTCTTTTTTAATTATTTCCTTTATCTCATTTGCCCTTGTATCCCAATAGAAGTCAGATATTTTTTGTCCGCAGAACAGACATTTCGAATGGTCTTCTTGATGAATACAAGAACCTTCCTCTATCCATTTTATGACTTTTTCTTTCAATTCGGCTGTTTTTCTTTTGATTGGATTTTTAAGTAATTCAATAGAATTATTGAAATCATTTGTCGATAAGACGACTTCTTCTATATTTTTAAGTATTTCAATATATGGTTGGTCTATTTTTGATTTTTGGGGGGATGTAAAGATGTAAACAGCTTGTCTCTTTTCGTCATCTGTAATTTTATCTGGAGAAGGAGATGAAGATTTGTAGTTTTTATAATCGCTTTCAAAATGGTTTTTTTTATAATCATTCTGTTTCAGATTTAATGTGCCTTTAATTTCGCTAGCGATAGTTGTGTAATGGTTATCCAGTTGCTTTTTTACTTGCGATAGTTCTACAGAGACATTCAATTCGTCTTTGTCATTTTTGAGAGCTTTTCGTTCTTCTTCAAGTTTTGTAATATCATTTTTAATGTCAATGTTTTCTTTTCCGATAACAGCGTATAGTTTTTTTGCCTGCCCTTCTTTTAACTGCAGATTATCTTCAATAAAATCGGAATTGAAAACTCGTATCTTATTTTTTATATGCGAATCGCTGAAATTTTTAATGTTAATGGCTTTATCATTAACTGAAATCTCTAATTCGCATCCTTCAAGTTCCGGCGTAACAAATCTGCCGTTATTAAGACAGGAAAATACTCTGGTAAGTGTTGTTTTTCCGCTCGCATTACAGCCGTAAAATAAATTCGCTTGCTTGAATTCTGGCAAAGAAGTACCTTTTGAGAAATCTCTAAAAGATCCGAAGTTTTTCAATTTATTGACGCTGTTTATAAAGTTTGTCATTATTGCCTGTCTTTAAAGCAAATGTTTTTACAAATTTTAAATTACAACTAAATCAATTTCTGCATCTTGCAGCTGCAATACAGTGTTTGTTTTAAAGCTGTCCCGACCGTCAAACAAGCTGTCCAGCATAAGACATTTTGCAGGTTTTAATTCTAATATTTTTGAAATTATTTTATCCGATACTTTTTCTAAACAAACTATAAGTTCGTTGTCATTTACGGCATAAATTTTAGAATTATCTGCTTCTATAATTTCAGCTTTGACATTGAGATCATATCCGCATTTTAAAAGAAGTTCTAAAAGCACATTTTCTTCTTTAGCGCCGTCTTTCAAGGGATTTTCAAACAGGTCAATGCCGGCTTTCAGTTCCTCTTCATCGGAAACCATATCGCTGCGCCAGATTTTAAAGCTGGATTCTTTCAATTTATACACTTTAAAGCCTAAATCCGGACATTCCTTCCCTTGTCTTTCGCTGGAGAGGGACGACAGTATAGGATATTCTCTTTTCGCTTCGGCTTCAATTTTTTTAGCGGCTCTTCTTATGCGTTCTTTAGATATTTCAGCTATTGTTTTATATCCGGCTTTAAACGCTTCGGATTTTTCTTCTGTTTTTTCAGGCAGTTGAACGCATATAAATTTCCTGTTTCCGCCGTCTTGTTTATTTAATTCCATAACAGCCTGCGCTGTTGTGCCGGATCCGGCAAAAAAGTCTAAAATGATATCTTGATTTGATGCATTACCCAATTTCAATAACCTTAATAACAATGAAACTCCTTTTGGATTATCAAAAATTCCTTTTCCTAGTAAAGAAGCTATTTCCTCATTATTGCCATGTGTATGACCGACAGCTTGATACCTCAATATACTTCCAGATACTACGCCTTTTGGTTCAACTTTAGAAAGATATGTTTTTTTATCCACTCCTCCATTAGAATTGAAATATAATTCTCCATTTTTATATAAGTTTATCAAGGTATCTTTCGAATATCTTGGATAACGACCGGAAGGGCATTTCCATTCTATTCCATTATCAAATACAATAGAATACTTTGAATTTTCAGTGCCGCTTTTAGCATGCAATGGGGTTGCTTTCCATGCTCCTTTAATATCATTATCTCTGTTTTTGTAACTTTGATTTTGTTCATCTGTTCTGTCTAATTTTCCAATAGAAAACTCTTCTTTGTTTTTGCAAAAGAACAGAATATTCTCATGCTGATAGGAAATATATTTTGCATCATTTGATACGGTATATTTACTTTCCCAAATTAAATTTGCTATAAAATTCTCTTCCCCGAAAATCTCGTTCATCAAAAGTCTTAAATTGTGAACTTCATTATCGTCTATAGATATAAAAATTACGCCGTCGTCTTTAAGAAGGTTTTTGGCTAAAAATAATCTGGGATACATCATATTAAGCTACAGTTGCTGTGGAACTGTCCATTTTCTTTGGAGTTTTTGTGAAATAGTCCTTCTTTAAGCAGGTATCCTTTTTCGTCTTTTTCTTTAATTTTTTTGAGATATTCTGATTTGGTTTCTGAAAATTTGTCAGGATATATAAAATTGTCGTTGCCGGTGTTGTACGGCGGGTCTATATAAATCATTTTAATTTTACCGAAATACGGCTTTTGGAGAATTTTTAATACTTCCAGATTTTCTCCTTCTATAAACACGTTTCCTGAAGAATTGAATTCGACGGATCCTTCCGGCGCCGGATACAGAGTTTTTGTCGTAGGGGTTTGTATGGTGGTAAAGGCTTCGCTTTTGTCTGCCCAGTTCAAAACATATCTTTCGTTGGAAATTGATGCGCTTTCGCCGAGAATTAATTTAAGACGTTCAAAATCAACTTTGCCTTCGCTGAAAACTTCCGGGAACAACTGCTTAAACTTTGTTAATTTTTCTTCTGCAATATTAATTGATTCTTTAGAGAAATTCTGCATAAGAACTCCGGTTTTATTGGCTTTATTTACTTATAAAAAATGTATTGTTCCTATTATTTTATTTTAATTTTTATTATTGTAATTATAACTAATTAGGTTAAAGTTGTCATTTTGCCCGCCCTGTGAAGCTGTTATTTTTTTTCTGGATTCTTCAAAGACTATGCCTTTTCAGAGTGGCAGATAAAGATTGCGACAACAAACTATGATACACAGCAGCGGCTGATGAAATTTTTTATTTGTTATTCCTGCGAAAGCAGGAATCTATTTCACAGCTGAAAGCAAATATATGTCGTTATTTATTTTACTATTGTTTTTTTATTGAAAGAAAAACCGCATCCGGGTTTTAGTTAGATAAAAGAAATTATTTTTGTGGTTGTTGCTTAATTTCTTTTAAATTTGATAAACAAATTTTTTTGTTTTATGTTTATTGTGGAGTGTTGTCTCATCGTTCTCTTTGTCTGTCCACGCAAGATGATAAATGTCAATAAGATATATATAAAATACAAAATCACTTCTTACTTTAACATATATTCTTACATGAAAATAAGCCAGACGCGCTCTAAACCCGCTTGCACTCTCCCGCTCTTCATTCAAAAACTTATTTATTATTTATGTCTTATCTTTAACTTCAAAAACGGGACAGTCGTCTAGGTTTGTCCCGCCAGCAACCCTATAGCTTTTTGATTTACTGCAGAGCATCAACATCATTAACGACTCTTTCGCTGTTTCCATAATAAAGCGCTTCATACTGTGCAATTATTATACGCTATGGATCCGCAAAATCGCTTTACAACATGAACATCTAAATTGTGTGTATCTGTCTGATATATTTTATGTTGGGTTGTGTGTGTAGTGCTTCGGCACTGTTGAAAAGTCTTTCTACTTCTAAAAAAACTGCCGTTATTGCAATATTTTAATTATGAAAGATAAGGCACGTACTCCCTATTGCTACTACTACTACTGCCTTTTATACCAAGATCTATCGCGTCATCAAAAGGCACGTACTCCCTATTGCTACTACTACTACTGCTGCACCACCTATTCCCATACCTATTTGCAAGCCCTTATTCAAGCCCTCATTCAAGCCCTCAGAAAAGGATAAACTCTCGCGGCATTCTGTGGTTTTTGCCGTTTGGTCTCCCAAGCTTTTATCACAGTTTGTCTTTGTTGTAGCCAGATCAGTTTTACACTGGTTAAGTTTGGCCTTCTGACGCTTACATAAGTCACATAAGTCTATGCCTAAGGCGTTCGAGTACGACACTAAAAATAACAACATAAGTACAACTGATACTGCTTTTGATACTGCTTTTCTTATTTTCATTTTTATTCTCCTGTTTCTTAAAAGGACTTTTTTTGTCAAACTCTCAATTATAACGTTGTACGCGTGGCAGCTACTGCCCGTCTTTATTGTTTTTTTTGTTTTGAACCGCTGTTGATTTTGTTTTTAAGAGTGGCAGCAGTTGATAGGTAATCTAGATACTCGGTTATAATACTCCAATTCGGAGATGCCACTTTAAATTGTTCTTCAATTTTTTCATACGCTACCTCCATCGACCTAAAGATCTTTTTGTTAAGGGCAGTCTGCGGCTGACTGCACGCCGAAAATGTTAAAGCTAATAACATTAAAGAAACTACTTTTTTCATTTTTCCTCCTTGGGATGGTTGTGTGTGTAGTTGCAGCGCTATTGACCAGTTCTACACTGGTTAAGCTTTGGCTTTTCTCATGCTTACAGAATATGGGGAAAAGGCGTTCGAGTACGACACTAAAAATGACAATCATTGCCTTTCTTATTTTCATTTTTATTCTCCTGTTTCTAAATTTGACATTAAAAGCCTTAACGTTTTTATTTTTTATTATAAATCCGTCCCAATATGCAAACAAAAAATATAATGACTTTTGTAGTTTTAAAGAAGAAATTTCTCTCTTTTGGCATCACGATATTTTTGTTTAACATATCCGGCTAAAGCTATAATATTTTTAATCTCAGCCATTTTATCTCTCATGCTGGGAAGCTTCTTGTAGGATAAATTATTTTTATTATAATGTCAAATGATTGAATATAATTTGTTAAAAAAGAGGATAAATTAAATAGATGGTTTGGCTATGTACTTTTTGTCTTGGCAGTAAAAGACTTCAACTGGTATCCTTTGTCTTGAACACTTCATTGTTTTGTTGTTTAGATTATTTTCAAATCTCTTTATATATCGGTTTTATTACCCTTTTTAAGTTCTCTACGCTTGCTTAATAATATTAGTTTAGTTTTTCTCTGCATTCATATTAAGTTTGTTCACATAATGACAAAAATATAAAAATTTTTATAAATAATATAAATTTTCAAGCAGGATAAAGCGGAGTTTATAATTTTTTGCTGTTTTTTTGCGGTTACCGCTTCCTGAGGCGTTCCGCTGTAAGAAGATTTTCTGTATTTTGCTTCTATAAAAACTATCGTATCGTTATGTTTTGCTATTATGTCTATTTCGCCAAAATTTGTTCTGAAATTTGTCGTTAAAATTATTCAGATGGTTAACGACTGCTTTCTCTTTTTCAAAACCGATGTCTCTGATATTTTTCATTTTATATCCGCAACTGTTATCCGTTCGGAATAAAAAACTTAAAACTTTAAATATTTAATTTAGTTTGGGAAATAATATCGTTTACAGGGGAAAATGTTAATCTGTGAATAGGGCAGATTCCGTGTTTTTTTAAAGCTTCTATATGTTTTTTTGTTCCGTATCCTTTGTGTTTTTCAAACTCATAAACAGGATACTGTTTTGCATATTCAAGCATCATTTTATCTCTGGAGACTTTGGCAAGTATTGAAGCTGCGGCAATGCATGCACTTTTTGCATCGCCGCCTACAATAGTTTCCTGATTAAAAGATAGTCCGTGAACCTTGCGGTTTCCGTCTATGAGGTATAAATCAGGCTGTGTTTTTAATTTTAATACGGCACGCGACATTGCAAGAAACGTTGCCTGTAAAATATTTATTTCGTCAATAATTTCATTGTTGACGAGTTCAACTGCATAATCCAGTGCTGTTTCTTTTATTATTTCAAAAAGGATTTCTCTTTTTTTTTCTGATAATTGTTTGGAATCGTTTAAATAGGGGATCGCTGAATCTTTGGGAAGTATAACAACAGCCGCTACCACTGGACCTGCTAAAGGACCTCGTCCGGCTTCATCAATACCTGCAACCGGATAAAAGCCCTTGTTATAAAAATTTCTGTCAAAAGAGAATATATTTGAAAACATACTCTCACCACAACCGATAAGTCAAAGTTTTTAAATAACGGCAGTTTATCCTTTTCATCTCGAATTTCTCCTTCAAGACATTAGTCCGCGGCGTTAAGAGGTATGTAAAACTCAAATTTGTGTTGCAACTCAAGCTGTCTGCGAATAAACTCGGCGTTTAGTCAACGTATCTAATATCCCGCTGAAATTATCTCTATCATATAATTGACGTTAATGTTTTTTGTATTATTTATGGTGTAGAAGTGGAATGTTGAAGAAAATGGATTATTGAAAAGCAGTTAATAATACTGGCAAATTCAATTATCCTCTCGTACTATCGAGAATAGTTAAGCTCTCTCCTCGTATCTCTAAAAGTGTATTTTGAAAATACATAAGTGTAAGCGACAGTTTAACAGCTTTAAAAAACAGAAAAAAAATATATCCATCTTTCTCAAGCTGGATGAGCGGAAAAAATATTTGTCTCCGAGTGATGAGCTAAAAAATAGTTTCTTAATTTGCCGCGGGAACTTGGTTTACTGTTTCTTTTTTGAGATTTCTTCTTGAAGAATATTCAGAGATTCTTGCAGCTTTACCTGAAAGATTTCTCAGATAATAAAGTTTTGCTCTGCGTACTTTTCCGCGTCTTACAACTTCAATTTTATCAATACGTGGAGAGTGAATAGGAAAAATTCTTTCAACCCCTATTCCGAAAGAAATCTTTCTAACCGTGAAAGTTTTTGAAAGTCCGCTGCCTTTAATGCGTATAACTATACCCTCAAAAATCTGTATTCTTTCATTTCCGCCTTCAACTATTTTAAAGTGTACTTTTATCTGATCGCCCGATTTAAAACTGACTCCTAGATCTCTTTTCTGTGCTATCTGTACTTGCGCTAATAACGATAACGACATTTTACTGCTCCTTATAATACGGAATAAAGTAAGAGCTGAATTTGAGTTAGAGACAGCAGATAACTGCAAAACTGAATTTATCCGTGCAAATAAACACTGTCATTTGTCTTTTTATCGCCGACCTAGATTCATTCAACTTTTTACTCTATTTCTTTAATAAATCCGGACGGCGCTCTTTTGTTCTTTTGTATGATTCCTCTACGCGCCACTCGCTGATTTTTTTATGATCTCCCGACAAGAGAACTTCGGGAATTTTATAACCTTTGAATACCGCAGGCCTTGTATAATGCGGATAGTCCAATAAGTTGTTATAAAATGAGTCGTTTTTTACGGAACTTTTTTCTTTGACGACGCCGGTAAGCATTCTTGCGGTGCTGTCAATTAAAACCATAGCGGGAATCTCGCCGCCGGTAAGAATATAATCGCCTATAGATATTTCTTCGTCAACATAATTCATAGTACGTTCATCAACACCTTCATAATGACCGCATATAATAACCAGCTGTTTAAATTTTGCAAGATTTTTTACAATGCTGTCACTAAGAATTCTGCCCTGCGGAGACATATAGATGACATAAGGCTTTGTATAAGGATTCTTGTAAGTGCTATTCTTTTTTTTAACACCCGTGCTCTTTATGGCATCATAGAGCGGCTCTAGTTTCATAACCATACCACAACCGCCGCCGAAAGACTTGTCGTCAACTTTTTTATGTTTGTCTTTGGAGAAAGATCTTATATCGATTATATTAATCTTGAGAATCTCTTTTTCTATTGCTTTACCTATCAGACTTTCTGTAAGAGGTCCTTTGAACATTCCCGGAAATATTGTAAGAATATCAATCTTCATATACAAAATAGCCGTTGTATTCAAGAACATCGTCTGCCAATTTTACTTGACTGTAAATATATTCGTACTCTTTAGGCAAGATGACAAAAATCTTTTTCCTTATAACGTTTACTTCTTTTACTATATTTTTTAGTGCAGGAATCAAGACTTCTTCGTTGTAGTATTTTACAACCCAGACATCGTTGCTACCTGTTAATATAATATCAGAAAGAATACCCAGTCGCTTTCCATTCTGGTTAAAAACTTCAAAACCTAGAATATCGGAAACTTTCCATTTCAAATCTCTCTTTTTAGAATCCATTTTATTACTCTACAACTTCAACGGTTGCTCTCTTATCGAGTTTAGCAGAAGCTGAATTTATAATAACTCTTATTGCTTTTATAATTCTGCCTTCTTTGCCAATAATTTTACCTCTGTCCCCCTCGGCAACTTTTAATTCTAAAACAGTTGCTTTCTCGCCAGTAACTTCTCTTACTTCTACTTGATCCGGATTATCAACTAAAGCTTTCGCAATAAAAAGCACTAGGTCTTTCATAAGTCCCCCCGTAATTTGTGTAACTTAAAACTAAACTATTGTTTAATTTCAACTGTTCGGTTCTTTTTTATCAATGCAGCTACAGTTTCCGAAGCTTTTGCTCCGACACCTAACCAATAATTTATTCTTTCTATATTAACTTTAAATTTATTATCTTCTGCGATAGGGTCATACTGACCAAGAATTTCAATAGGCTCTCCGTCTCTTTTTGCTCTTTGATCAATCGCTACAACTCTGTAATAAGGCCTTTTGGGTTTGCCCCTTCTTTGCAAACGTAGTCGGACTGCCATTTGCTACCTCCATAGCGCTTAACATCGTAATCCACTCGAAAACTGGAATATCTAAAAAATTATATATAAATGTATTCAGTTTTGTCAAATATGCTTTTAAGACTTTACCTCAAAATTAATGTATAAAAT
This genomic interval from Candidatus Endomicrobiellum trichonymphae contains the following:
- the rpsP gene encoding 30S ribosomal protein S16, with product MAVRLRLQRRGKPKRPYYRVVAIDQRAKRDGEPIEILGQYDPIAEDNKFKVNIERINYWLGVGAKASETVAALIKKNRTVEIKQ
- the rplS gene encoding 50S ribosomal protein L19, which translates into the protein MSLSLLAQVQIAQKRDLGVSFKSGDQIKVHFKIVEGGNERIQIFEGIVIRIKGSGLSKTFTVRKISFGIGVERIFPIHSPRIDKIEVVRRGKVRRAKLYYLRNLSGKAARISEYSSRRNLKKETVNQVPAAN
- a CDS encoding ribosome maturation factor RimM, producing MDSKKRDLKWKVSDILGFEVFNQNGKRLGILSDIILTGSNDVWVVKYYNEEVLIPALKNIVKEVNVIRKKIFVILPKEYEYIYSQVKLADDVLEYNGYFVYED
- the trmD gene encoding tRNA (guanosine(37)-N1)-methyltransferase TrmD, with protein sequence MKIDILTIFPGMFKGPLTESLIGKAIEKEILKINIIDIRSFSKDKHKKVDDKSFGGGCGMVMKLEPLYDAIKSTGVKKKNSTYKNPYTKPYVIYMSPQGRILSDSIVKNLAKFKQLVIICGHYEGVDERTMNYVDEEISIGDYILTGGEIPAMVLIDSTARMLTGVVKEKSSVKNDSFYNNLLDYPHYTRPAVFKGYKIPEVLLSGDHKKISEWRVEESYKRTKERRPDLLKK
- a CDS encoding YraN family protein: MILTTNFRTNFGEIDIIAKHNDTIVFIEAKYRKSSYSGTPQEAVTAKKQQKIINSALSCLKIYIIYKNFYIFVIM
- a CDS encoding AAA family ATPase codes for the protein MTNFINSVNKLKNFGSFRDFSKGTSLPEFKQANLFYGCNASGKTTLTRVFSCLNNGRFVTPELEGCELEISVNDKAINIKNFSDSHIKNKIRVFNSDFIEDNLQLKEGQAKKLYAVIGKENIDIKNDITKLEEERKALKNDKDELNVSVELSQVKKQLDNHYTTIASEIKGTLNLKQNDYKKNHFESDYKNYKSSSPSPDKITDDEKRQAVYIFTSPQKSKIDQPYIEILKNIEEVVLSTNDFNNSIELLKNPIKRKTAELKEKVIKWIEEGSCIHQEDHSKCLFCGQKISDFYWDTRANEIKEIIKKDDDLLKWEKEFEENKNKINAFSEKINSYPIYHKLKNTDFFTEELFKAYQTNIEATGKQFNDFKEYFQTLKQKIKEKSEHKDREIYFDNVDNFIDVINELKQAITNTIKSIEQNNEYVSKSNSLKSESRKKVIYYYIQTKYKDLTKLEADIKVKTENELQDTQKVKNIDKEIKDKKTLLSNLPQVIEKINVFLKNFLDTGLVLELENDSYFFKREINGQHKPAKNLSDGEKSLIAFLYFIASLESSTKNEKKNEIIVIDDPVSSFDSHNLFNIQELLTSSVIDYGQIFFLTHNFYFFAKIREALKAKFKSQIKNNAEPQTPVEIFEIENRKDSGSMLKPANKYIKTHISEYMSLIEKLNGIYNRKDDEKDLSTGNLIRRVLEVFLSFKVPNKRNLYINFQSIAGNDNKYPGLLNMANAFSHTTEISSVTDANDFSYTAGRQEIRELFEFMKDNDEKHFNGLGIKLQDKAAN
- a CDS encoding KH domain-containing protein; the protein is MKDLVLFIAKALVDNPDQVEVREVTGEKATVLELKVAEGDRGKIIGKEGRIIKAIRVIINSASAKLDKRATVEVVE
- a CDS encoding ribonuclease HII; translation: MFSNIFSFDRNFYNKGFYPVAGIDEAGRGPLAGPVVAAVVILPKDSAIPYLNDSKQLSEKKREILFEIIKETALDYAVELVNNEIIDEINILQATFLAMSRAVLKLKTQPDLYLIDGNRKVHGLSFNQETIVGGDAKSACIAAASILAKVSRDKMMLEYAKQYPVYEFEKHKGYGTKKHIEALKKHGICPIHRLTFSPVNDIISQTKLNI
- a CDS encoding site-specific DNA-methyltransferase, which gives rise to MMYPRLFLAKNLLKDDGVIFISIDDNEVHNLRLLMNEIFGEENFIANLIWESKYTVSNDAKYISYQHENILFFCKNKEEFSIGKLDRTDEQNQSYKNRDNDIKGAWKATPLHAKSGTENSKYSIVFDNGIEWKCPSGRYPRYSKDTLINLYKNGELYFNSNGGVDKKTYLSKVEPKGVVSGSILRYQAVGHTHGNNEEIASLLGKGIFDNPKGVSLLLRLLKLGNASNQDIILDFFAGSGTTAQAVMELNKQDGGNRKFICVQLPEKTEEKSEAFKAGYKTIAEISKERIRRAAKKIEAEAKREYPILSSLSSERQGKECPDLGFKVYKLKESSFKIWRSDMVSDEEELKAGIDLFENPLKDGAKEENVLLELLLKCGYDLNVKAEIIEADNSKIYAVNDNELIVCLEKVSDKIISKILELKPAKCLMLDSLFDGRDSFKTNTVLQLQDAEIDLVVI